A genomic region of Methanothermobacter thermautotrophicus str. Delta H contains the following coding sequences:
- the mthRnl gene encoding ATP-dependent RNA/DNA ligase MthRnl, which yields MNSDIPFDLIQERTGVPSSRLKVAFARGSLRLLESAGMQALLFKKPLGDLEAGTVIYLGDETEVIRGFPKIRRTLLLSPTIQEHFRDRVAVEEKMNGYNVRIACLSSGETVALTRGGHVCPFTTRKAQELLDLSEFFREHPDLVICGEMIGRDNPYVSQDYPEVGPLGFRVFDLREKNTNRPLPVEERRALLDSYGLPNVRLFGVYPIEEAASEVADIIRALGMAGREGVVMKDPSMEVPPLKYTSSQAHARELAYAFSYPFDFGRPFFFSRVIREGFQAYELDESDDETRERARRLGEAIIYPMLERIKSISAGEAAYEDTVIDVEDREAAEEFIRHLVRLGVSATLADYRDGRATIRRFYQSTTDRINNYLKGGLY from the coding sequence ATGAACAGTGACATCCCCTTCGATCTGATCCAGGAAAGGACAGGAGTACCATCCTCCAGGTTAAAGGTTGCATTTGCCCGGGGGAGCCTGAGGCTACTTGAATCTGCGGGTATGCAGGCCCTCCTCTTCAAGAAGCCCCTGGGGGACCTGGAGGCAGGGACGGTGATCTACCTTGGAGATGAAACTGAGGTCATAAGGGGATTTCCAAAGATAAGGAGGACACTGCTACTCTCACCCACCATCCAGGAACACTTCAGGGACAGGGTTGCTGTAGAGGAAAAGATGAACGGCTACAATGTCCGTATAGCATGCCTATCATCGGGAGAAACCGTTGCACTCACAAGGGGGGGCCATGTCTGCCCATTCACCACCCGAAAGGCCCAGGAGCTCCTTGACCTTTCTGAATTCTTCAGGGAACACCCGGACCTTGTTATATGTGGAGAGATGATTGGAAGGGACAACCCCTATGTTTCACAGGACTACCCTGAGGTCGGACCCCTCGGATTCAGGGTATTCGATCTGAGGGAGAAGAACACGAACAGACCCCTCCCTGTTGAAGAGAGGAGGGCGCTCCTGGATTCCTATGGACTTCCTAATGTGCGCCTCTTTGGGGTCTACCCCATTGAGGAGGCCGCCAGTGAGGTCGCGGATATAATAAGGGCCCTGGGAATGGCTGGAAGGGAGGGTGTGGTTATGAAGGACCCCAGCATGGAGGTGCCTCCCCTCAAGTACACCTCATCACAGGCCCATGCACGTGAACTCGCATACGCCTTCAGCTACCCCTTCGACTTCGGAAGACCCTTCTTCTTCAGCAGAGTCATAAGGGAGGGCTTCCAGGCCTATGAACTCGATGAATCGGATGATGAAACCCGTGAAAGGGCACGCCGCCTCGGGGAGGCAATAATATACCCCATGCTTGAGAGGATAAAGAGCATATCAGCTGGTGAGGCAGCCTATGAGGACACGGTCATCGACGTTGAGGACCGGGAGGCGGCAGAGGAATTCATACGTCACCTTGTCCGTCTGGGGGTCTCAGCCACCCTTGCAGATTACCGTGACGGCAGGGCAACCATAAGGCGATTCTATCAGTCAACAACAGACAGGATAAACAACTACCTTAAGGGGGGTCTCTACTGA
- a CDS encoding DUF366 family protein, which yields MLYEHLEDPLLYDGSQIEPAWALSELGIKGSSIITWIGPMDVKNIVDYEDVELEIRSEEVLHFIVEHFDEQPSSLRLAYHRQRILVMLLMEELMRTGVRTRREGDDLYIGSSKLTVSIATASVSSMKIHLGVNIHERGTPEDVDTIGLLDEKPELSADDIKVIAENVAMAYIHEIDSIEEDIAKTRIF from the coding sequence ATGTTATATGAGCACCTTGAAGATCCCCTCCTCTATGATGGGAGTCAGATAGAACCTGCATGGGCCCTCAGTGAACTGGGAATAAAGGGCTCAAGCATAATAACATGGATAGGCCCCATGGACGTTAAGAATATAGTGGACTATGAGGACGTTGAACTGGAGATAAGATCTGAAGAGGTCCTCCATTTCATCGTTGAGCACTTTGATGAACAGCCATCCAGCCTGAGGCTCGCATACCACAGGCAGAGGATTCTGGTAATGCTGCTCATGGAGGAACTCATGAGAACTGGTGTGCGGACAAGGCGCGAGGGTGATGACCTCTACATAGGTTCATCTAAGCTCACAGTTTCAATAGCAACGGCCTCTGTCTCAAGCATGAAGATACATCTGGGCGTCAACATCCATGAGAGGGGAACACCAGAGGATGTCGACACCATAGGGCTTCTGGATGAAAAGCCTGAGCTGTCAGCTGATGACATTAAGGTAATAGCTGAGAACGTTGCAATGGCGTATATACATGAGATAGATTCCATCGAGGAGGATATAGCCAAGACCCGGATCTTTTAA
- a CDS encoding 6-pyruvoyl tetrahydropterin synthase/6-carboxytetrahydropterin synthase family protein, with the protein MKIVINGIHANLRFSAAHMIPEHESCGCIHGHSYIVDVKVEGKRSGKHGFVADFKDVKDIVRRICSEFDHKLLIPLRNPLINFTSTTRTVKFEIAGKKYSIPEEDCCLMDLESSSAEELSRYFAATLFKELSSKYDISSVEVCVNEGIGQGAIYTISR; encoded by the coding sequence ATGAAGATAGTTATAAATGGAATACACGCAAACCTGAGGTTTTCAGCCGCCCACATGATACCCGAACATGAGTCATGCGGCTGCATACACGGTCACTCCTACATAGTTGATGTTAAGGTTGAGGGTAAGAGGAGCGGTAAGCATGGTTTTGTAGCTGACTTCAAGGATGTTAAGGATATAGTCAGACGAATATGCAGCGAATTTGACCATAAACTCCTGATACCCCTCAGGAACCCCCTCATAAACTTCACATCTACCACCAGAACAGTTAAATTTGAAATAGCGGGTAAGAAGTACAGCATACCCGAGGAGGACTGCTGCCTCATGGACCTTGAATCCAGCTCTGCAGAGGAGCTTTCAAGGTACTTTGCCGCAACCCTCTTCAAGGAACTGAGCAGTAAGTATGATATATCCTCCGTCGAGGTCTGTGTGAATGAGGGTATAGGGCAGGGGGCCATATACACGATATCCCGGTGA
- a CDS encoding transcription elongation factor NusA, which produces MVLPICDVCLKSGILCQGCENKLKTGEVTQTELEIAKVLYRIGEGKLGFKRAIDLDGIVIIITEAGEVGKLIGKGGKIVKAISRAIGKKVRVVGEKSDLKSVAEDVLAPARISGINIVFGKDGEERFKIRVMREDARRVPGKLETLNNIIEMLTGEKTVVVIDDT; this is translated from the coding sequence ATGGTATTGCCAATATGCGATGTCTGTCTTAAAAGCGGAATTTTATGTCAGGGCTGTGAAAATAAACTTAAAACAGGGGAGGTAACTCAAACTGAACTGGAGATTGCGAAGGTTCTATACAGGATTGGAGAAGGTAAACTGGGATTTAAAAGGGCCATAGACCTTGACGGGATAGTTATAATAATCACAGAAGCTGGTGAGGTCGGTAAACTCATAGGCAAGGGTGGTAAAATTGTGAAGGCAATATCAAGGGCCATAGGAAAGAAGGTCCGGGTCGTTGGAGAGAAATCAGACCTCAAATCAGTTGCAGAGGATGTTCTAGCACCTGCAAGGATATCAGGGATCAACATTGTATTCGGGAAGGATGGGGAAGAACGCTTCAAGATAAGGGTCATGAGGGAGGATGCCAGGAGAGTGCCTGGCAAACTGGAAACCCTCAATAATATAATAGAAATGCTGACCGGTGAGAAGACGGTTGTAGTTATAGATGATACATGA
- a CDS encoding DNA polymerase subunit beta, whose translation MRARIRDFIHTTDDLFFAVTSYLHPDGRIISFLRYIPDRHGERSLDSARYSKVSSDVAYRFLEDAHPEYLHHYDELGVLMMGVPHDRVEEILRPENRLEEIMESPSDPLLKKAVKIADTLHDAAGIPYRSMGVSGSILPGLYDPENSDIDFVVYGLKNHRRAMEAFGELKDDPSWPLMGLDEELLRRVYSKRIVDDTLSFREFCWYEMRKNNRGRVDGTLFDILAARDWSEIDGHWGDTTYEPHGTITIECTVTDALEAFDNPSRYLVDDVNVIEGPAVEIGEVVSFTHTYAGQAREGERIVARGKLERFTGKSEGYRVVVGTTREAMNEFIKLKDLRLE comes from the coding sequence ATGAGAGCCAGAATCCGTGACTTCATACACACCACTGATGACCTTTTCTTTGCTGTGACCTCATACCTTCATCCTGATGGGAGAATCATATCATTTTTACGTTACATACCGGATAGACATGGTGAAAGATCACTGGACTCTGCAAGATACTCAAAGGTCAGCTCGGACGTGGCATACCGTTTCCTTGAGGATGCGCACCCTGAGTACCTTCACCACTATGATGAGCTCGGGGTTCTCATGATGGGCGTGCCCCACGATAGGGTCGAGGAGATACTGAGGCCTGAAAATCGTCTGGAGGAGATAATGGAGTCCCCATCAGATCCCCTCCTCAAAAAGGCTGTTAAAATAGCAGATACGCTCCACGATGCAGCCGGGATCCCCTACAGGTCCATGGGAGTCTCTGGATCCATACTGCCCGGGCTGTATGACCCCGAGAACTCCGACATTGACTTTGTTGTCTATGGACTGAAAAACCACCGGAGGGCCATGGAGGCCTTCGGTGAACTTAAGGATGACCCCTCCTGGCCACTCATGGGCCTCGATGAAGAGCTCCTCAGGAGGGTCTACAGCAAGCGGATCGTTGACGACACCCTATCCTTCAGGGAGTTCTGCTGGTATGAGATGCGCAAGAACAACCGTGGAAGGGTAGATGGAACCCTCTTCGATATCCTTGCAGCCAGGGACTGGAGTGAAATAGATGGTCACTGGGGTGATACAACCTATGAGCCCCATGGGACCATAACCATTGAGTGCACAGTCACTGATGCCCTTGAGGCCTTTGACAACCCCTCAAGGTACCTTGTGGATGATGTCAATGTGATTGAGGGCCCTGCTGTTGAGATAGGGGAGGTCGTATCCTTCACCCACACCTATGCTGGTCAGGCCAGGGAGGGGGAGCGCATAGTTGCAAGGGGTAAACTTGAGAGGTTCACCGGAAAATCAGAGGGTTACAGGGTGGTTGTTGGAACAACCAGGGAAGCCATGAATGAATTCATAAAGCTGAAGGATCTCAGACTGGAGTAA
- the pheA gene encoding prephenate dehydratase, with translation MAYLGPEGTFTEEAARRVGEELIPFDSILEVLGAVATGVASRGVVPIENSIEGPVGVTLDLLAWEYDLCIEGEIILRVRHNLLVNRGVSLNEIREVYSHPQSLAQCRGFLEKLGVSTHSTPSTAAAARTIMGRRECAAIGTRRAADIYGLEVIAENIQDFDPNFTRFIVLSEGDHEPTGRDKTSIVFSLSEDKPGGLHEILGFFADAGVNLTKIESRPSKRGLGKYIFFVDFQGHRKDPHVMDILRSISDRTPFFKILGSYPEMTDY, from the coding sequence ATAGCCTATCTGGGCCCTGAGGGGACATTCACAGAGGAGGCAGCCCGGAGGGTCGGTGAGGAACTCATCCCCTTCGACTCAATACTCGAGGTGCTGGGCGCAGTGGCAACCGGAGTGGCCTCAAGGGGTGTTGTACCTATCGAAAACTCAATAGAGGGCCCGGTGGGGGTCACCCTTGACCTCCTTGCCTGGGAATATGATCTCTGCATAGAGGGGGAGATAATACTCCGTGTAAGGCACAACCTCCTCGTTAACAGGGGTGTCTCCCTGAATGAGATCCGGGAGGTCTACTCCCATCCCCAGTCCCTTGCACAGTGCAGAGGATTTCTGGAGAAACTTGGGGTCTCAACACACTCAACACCAAGCACGGCTGCAGCTGCAAGGACCATAATGGGGAGGAGGGAGTGCGCGGCCATAGGAACGAGAAGGGCTGCGGATATATATGGCCTCGAGGTGATTGCAGAGAACATCCAGGACTTTGACCCCAACTTCACAAGGTTCATAGTCCTTTCAGAGGGTGACCATGAACCAACAGGAAGGGATAAGACCTCCATAGTCTTCTCACTATCAGAGGATAAACCAGGGGGACTCCATGAGATCCTGGGCTTCTTCGCAGATGCGGGAGTCAACCTCACCAAGATAGAGTCCCGCCCATCAAAGAGGGGTCTTGGCAAGTACATATTCTTTGTGGATTTCCAGGGGCACCGGAAGGACCCGCATGTAATGGACATACTCAGGAGTATATCTGATAGGACCCCATTCTTCAAGATTCTGGGTTCATACCCTGAAATGACTGATTATTGA
- a CDS encoding CBS domain-containing protein codes for MIIKNIMSEDPVCIDKDQNICDALRLMDKRNVSRLLVINTNSDHERELVGIVTEKDIALKLGSSRYGNMAPSHFHVSTVMTPELITAEPDMDAGNAASVMLENNIGSLPVLHDGEIMGIVTKSDLLDICRGRAYEKYTAADVMSTEMITVSPAERVVHARRIMIDAGIGRLLVMEEDELAGILTARDMTRAVINFRKLVPDRHKPSRIRNLLVEDIMKQNVRTIEEETPVTEVASLMLETGYGGFPVIKQEVEGIVTKTDILDLIVEIEGVF; via the coding sequence ATGATAATCAAAAACATCATGTCAGAGGATCCTGTCTGCATCGATAAGGATCAGAACATATGTGACGCCCTGAGACTCATGGATAAAAGGAACGTCTCAAGGCTCCTCGTTATAAACACCAACAGCGACCATGAGAGGGAACTTGTTGGTATAGTTACCGAGAAGGACATAGCACTCAAACTCGGATCCTCAAGGTACGGCAACATGGCACCCTCCCACTTCCATGTCTCAACGGTCATGACACCGGAACTCATAACCGCAGAGCCAGACATGGACGCCGGAAACGCAGCAAGCGTAATGCTCGAAAACAACATCGGAAGCCTTCCGGTTCTCCATGACGGTGAAATCATGGGTATAGTCACAAAATCAGACCTCCTTGACATCTGCAGGGGAAGGGCCTATGAGAAGTACACTGCAGCCGATGTCATGAGCACAGAGATGATAACGGTGTCCCCGGCAGAGAGGGTCGTCCATGCAAGGAGGATAATGATCGACGCAGGCATAGGCCGCCTGCTGGTCATGGAGGAGGACGAACTTGCAGGAATACTCACAGCCAGGGACATGACAAGGGCCGTCATAAACTTCAGAAAGCTCGTCCCGGACAGGCACAAACCCTCAAGGATAAGAAACCTCCTCGTGGAGGATATAATGAAACAGAACGTGAGGACCATTGAGGAGGAGACTCCGGTAACTGAAGTGGCATCACTCATGCTGGAGACAGGCTACGGGGGATTCCCTGTAATCAAACAGGAAGTTGAGGGTATAGTAACGAAGACAGACATCCTTGACCTCATAGTTGAGATAGAGGGTGTCTTCTAA
- a CDS encoding CBS domain-containing protein, with protein sequence MNDLFVRDVMTLNPVSVSLETAATRVRSILRDEDFRCVPVVAGEKLRGIITRGDVLNITATKSNLEARGIMERPKLILTPEMEAMKAAADLVRAGEIQAPVVESTESMKLVGIVSTIDFISGFLEKGYEPVKSPVMEIMTPEPVTCQHSDPVSAVWDKMDESGFSGLPVMKNGKLIGIITRKDLIRYGHARIHRESGDVRSVAVEKIMKTPPIAITPDTPSEKAAFLMLERDIGRIPVVEKPVFIKSDPSMVKEADLLGIVSREDVLKAYIK encoded by the coding sequence GTGAATGATTTGTTTGTAAGAGACGTAATGACATTAAATCCTGTCTCAGTCTCACTTGAAACCGCCGCCACAAGAGTAAGATCTATTTTAAGGGATGAGGATTTCAGGTGCGTCCCTGTAGTCGCCGGGGAAAAACTGAGAGGTATTATAACCCGGGGTGATGTGCTTAACATCACAGCGACAAAGTCCAACCTTGAGGCAAGGGGAATAATGGAAAGGCCCAAGCTTATCCTGACCCCTGAAATGGAGGCAATGAAGGCTGCAGCCGACCTGGTGAGGGCGGGTGAAATACAGGCCCCGGTGGTTGAGTCAACAGAGAGCATGAAACTTGTCGGGATAGTCAGTACCATAGACTTCATTTCAGGGTTCCTTGAAAAGGGATATGAACCAGTTAAGAGTCCTGTGATGGAGATAATGACACCTGAACCTGTCACCTGCCAGCACAGCGACCCTGTATCAGCTGTATGGGATAAGATGGATGAATCAGGATTTTCAGGGCTTCCGGTGATGAAGAACGGCAAACTGATAGGTATCATAACAAGGAAGGACCTCATAAGGTACGGCCATGCCAGGATTCACAGGGAGTCCGGGGATGTGAGATCAGTGGCGGTTGAGAAGATAATGAAGACACCACCCATAGCCATAACACCAGATACGCCTTCTGAAAAAGCTGCTTTTCTGATGCTGGAGAGGGACATCGGCAGGATCCCCGTGGTTGAGAAGCCGGTGTTCATAAAGAGTGACCCCAGCATGGTGAAGGAAGCCGATCTTCTGGGCATAGTCTCCAGGGAGGACGTCCTCAAAGCCTACATCAAGTGA
- a CDS encoding PsbP-related protein, with product MVLVVSVSGCTSEDAGSENQTKTFTGNNVSFEYPSDWVTANSLANDTVAAVGDPSSVDSSGLAQVSVVIQSKDLKGNLYDMYRANYEALFTNSSYRRVSETNTTIGSYQAIENLYIITDSGIQKKQRAIWIENNGRVYVILCTAPADKFDAESRNFDLIVRTLRFL from the coding sequence ATGGTCCTGGTTGTGTCTGTATCCGGCTGCACATCAGAGGATGCAGGCTCTGAAAACCAGACAAAAACGTTTACAGGGAATAACGTTTCATTTGAGTATCCATCAGACTGGGTAACAGCGAATTCACTGGCCAATGACACAGTTGCAGCGGTTGGAGACCCATCATCCGTTGATTCCTCAGGTCTTGCCCAGGTCTCTGTGGTTATCCAGTCAAAGGACCTCAAGGGGAACCTTTACGACATGTACAGGGCGAATTATGAAGCCCTTTTCACAAATTCAAGTTACAGGAGAGTCTCGGAGACCAACACGACCATAGGCAGTTACCAGGCAATCGAAAACCTTTACATCATCACAGACAGCGGAATCCAGAAAAAGCAGAGGGCAATATGGATAGAGAACAATGGAAGGGTCTATGTGATACTTTGCACAGCTCCGGCAGATAAATTCGATGCCGAGAGCCGGAACTTCGACCTCATTGTCAGGACCCTGAGGTTCCTCTGA
- a CDS encoding CBS domain-containing protein — translation MRKKDTINLVKSRDRGPVEFESRNFDHEGDVMAIARKEVISIPQTATIKEAAEIMVKNKFRRLPITNPGTGKLQGIVTAMDILDFLGGGDKSKIIDKKYDDNFLAAVNEPVKSIMTRDVISITTRDSIADAVSMMLENSVGALPVVDDDEKIAGIVSERDFVLLMAGVFNDEVTEEHMTADVISTTPGTPIEGASKIMVRNRLRRIPVLGEERKTPHPEEEKLVGIVTSTDILEFLGRNQAFSAMKTNSAEEVLSTPVNEIMETQVCMVTSTTPLGRVCELMEEHGIGGLPVVDYGELTGIITESDLLRAIAG, via the coding sequence ATGAGAAAAAAAGACACCATAAACCTGGTAAAGTCTAGGGACCGTGGTCCCGTCGAATTCGAGAGCAGAAACTTCGACCATGAAGGCGATGTGATGGCCATCGCCAGGAAGGAAGTTATTTCCATACCACAGACAGCCACCATCAAAGAAGCAGCGGAGATAATGGTTAAGAACAAATTCAGGAGGCTTCCAATAACAAACCCCGGGACAGGTAAGCTCCAGGGGATAGTCACGGCCATGGATATCCTGGACTTTTTAGGAGGGGGAGATAAATCCAAGATCATCGATAAAAAATATGATGATAACTTCCTTGCAGCTGTCAACGAACCCGTTAAAAGTATCATGACCCGGGACGTCATCAGCATAACCACCAGGGACTCAATTGCAGATGCAGTGAGCATGATGCTTGAGAACAGCGTCGGCGCACTACCGGTAGTTGATGATGACGAGAAGATAGCCGGCATAGTATCTGAGAGGGACTTCGTGCTTCTCATGGCAGGAGTATTCAATGATGAGGTGACAGAGGAGCACATGACAGCAGATGTGATAAGCACAACACCAGGAACACCCATAGAGGGCGCCTCAAAGATAATGGTGAGGAACAGGCTAAGGAGGATACCTGTTCTTGGCGAGGAGAGAAAAACTCCACACCCTGAGGAGGAAAAACTTGTCGGGATAGTGACATCCACTGACATACTCGAGTTCCTTGGAAGGAACCAGGCCTTCAGTGCAATGAAAACCAACAGTGCCGAGGAGGTCCTCTCAACACCTGTAAACGAGATCATGGAGACACAGGTCTGCATGGTAACATCCACAACACCCCTAGGAAGGGTATGTGAGCTCATGGAGGAACATGGAATAGGAGGACTTCCCGTGGTGGACTACGGGGAACTGACAGGAATAATAACTGAAAGCGACTTACTGAGGGCAATAGCAGGGTAG
- a CDS encoding CBS domain-containing protein: protein MDIGSIMTDEVIVMDETQQVAYARNLMLRHGISRVVVVDADGKPVGIVTETDITRKLRVNGPDWRRRPIDKISIRRVMTENPVTVNVNDTPRDAAELMLRKNVGSLLVMDGEELAGIVTKKDLLRFFKDRCAGRWKVRDLMTEDVKTVTPNHTLSHVIGVMEENNISRVVVTDNGAVEGIITSENLSFATFEDPERGIPVERVYFISRTSEEKKRVRTIAMLTAGDIMTEDVIKVEPSVDASSAAAMMLENGISGLPVVEDDELVGIITKTDIISGIQ from the coding sequence GTGGATATAGGGAGCATAATGACAGATGAAGTCATCGTCATGGATGAGACACAGCAGGTTGCCTATGCAAGGAACCTCATGCTGAGACACGGGATAAGCAGGGTCGTGGTTGTTGATGCAGATGGTAAACCGGTCGGCATAGTGACTGAGACCGATATAACCAGAAAACTCCGGGTTAACGGCCCCGACTGGAGGAGGAGACCAATAGATAAGATCTCCATAAGGAGGGTGATGACAGAGAACCCCGTAACCGTGAATGTTAATGACACCCCCAGGGATGCAGCGGAGCTCATGCTCAGGAAGAATGTGGGGTCCCTCCTTGTAATGGATGGAGAGGAACTTGCAGGCATAGTAACCAAGAAGGACCTTCTCAGGTTCTTCAAGGACAGATGCGCCGGCAGATGGAAGGTGAGGGACCTCATGACAGAGGACGTTAAAACGGTGACACCCAACCACACACTGTCCCATGTGATAGGCGTCATGGAGGAGAACAACATCTCAAGGGTGGTCGTAACAGATAACGGCGCAGTTGAGGGGATAATAACCTCAGAGAACCTCTCATTCGCAACCTTCGAGGACCCTGAGAGGGGCATACCCGTCGAGAGGGTCTACTTCATAAGCAGAACCTCAGAGGAGAAGAAAAGGGTCCGTACCATCGCGATGCTAACAGCAGGGGACATAATGACTGAGGACGTGATAAAGGTGGAACCATCTGTGGATGCATCCAGCGCAGCAGCCATGATGCTTGAAAACGGTATAAGCGGCCTTCCAGTGGTTGAGGACGATGAACTGGTGGGGATAATAACAAAAACAGATATAATAAGCGGAATCCAGTAG
- a CDS encoding PPC domain-containing DNA-binding protein, translating to MILIRLEPGMDLMEEMRAAFSEGVVVTGIGSLHRVRIRTADESELTVEGPLEILSLQGTISPDGVHIHIAVADSEGRVTGGHLRGDSPVRTTAEIAVIPYQGVLRRVMDRRTGYRELLVLE from the coding sequence ATGATTCTCATAAGACTTGAACCGGGCATGGACCTCATGGAGGAGATGAGGGCAGCCTTTTCGGAAGGCGTGGTGGTGACGGGCATAGGAAGCCTCCACCGCGTCAGGATAAGGACGGCCGATGAATCAGAACTCACGGTTGAGGGGCCCCTTGAGATCCTCTCACTCCAGGGGACCATCTCCCCCGATGGAGTGCACATCCACATTGCGGTTGCAGATTCAGAGGGCAGGGTTACCGGGGGCCACCTCAGGGGGGACTCCCCGGTGAGGACAACTGCAGAGATAGCCGTGATCCCATACCAGGGGGTGCTGCGGAGGGTTATGGACAGGAGGACAGGCTACCGGGAACTCCTGGTCCTTGAGTGA
- a CDS encoding 7-carboxy-7-deazaguanine synthase QueE codes for MRAPIVEVFSSIQGEGLLVGRRQIFVRFAGCNLNCSYCDTPESRDPSAGRLFTAPELTEIIEGLITPDFHSISITGGEPLLYPDFITELLEESPHRTLLETNGSLPSNAERIAHLFDYASVDIKIAEHFSDNLRSGTTESDISSPGDLIDREIQVINILISRGVNTYCKVVVMPTTGAGYIGALAERLLECVDEPERLPLVIQPCSPPEQWAQNTPRLLEMSQEAGKYMDVYVIPQMHRALGLR; via the coding sequence ATGAGGGCACCCATCGTGGAGGTCTTCAGCAGCATCCAGGGCGAGGGCCTCCTTGTGGGAAGGAGGCAGATCTTTGTGAGGTTCGCCGGCTGCAACCTCAACTGCAGCTACTGTGACACACCAGAGAGCAGGGACCCCTCAGCCGGGAGGCTCTTCACAGCCCCTGAACTTACAGAGATTATTGAAGGGTTGATAACGCCTGATTTTCATTCAATCAGTATCACAGGAGGTGAACCTCTCCTCTACCCTGATTTTATCACAGAACTCCTTGAGGAGAGCCCTCACAGGACCCTTCTCGAGACCAACGGGTCCCTGCCCAGCAATGCAGAGAGGATAGCTCACCTCTTTGACTACGCCTCAGTTGATATAAAAATAGCTGAACATTTTTCAGATAATTTAAGATCAGGTACTACAGAATCCGATATATCCAGCCCCGGTGACCTCATTGATCGGGAGATTCAAGTCATAAACATATTAATATCAAGAGGTGTAAATACATATTGTAAGGTGGTTGTGATGCCCACAACGGGGGCTGGCTACATCGGGGCTCTCGCAGAGAGGCTCCTTGAATGCGTTGATGAGCCGGAAAGACTTCCATTGGTTATACAGCCATGCAGTCCCCCTGAGCAGTGGGCTCAAAACACTCCTCGCCTGCTGGAAATGTCTCAGGAAGCCGGAAAGTATATGGATGTTTACGTGATACCACAGATGCATAGGGCCCTTGGCCTTAGGTAG
- a CDS encoding CBS domain-containing protein — translation MEMETKVTVHDAMTSNVITADPGISVAEAASIMTEKKVGSIIVKSNSEPEGLITESDIIRKVVSRDLRASEVTVGEVMTRNLISIEPDRELSEAARLMAKNSIRRLPVVRDGALVGILTSSDVMMVAPELTEILVENARIEENRVQLPENERSVPGVCEICGNFEEYLEEYDGKYICEECKEDLEGE, via the coding sequence ATGGAAATGGAAACAAAGGTTACAGTCCATGATGCCATGACATCGAATGTTATAACAGCAGACCCTGGCATCAGCGTTGCAGAAGCAGCATCAATAATGACCGAAAAGAAGGTTGGAAGCATCATCGTCAAGAGCAACTCCGAACCAGAGGGACTCATCACCGAGAGCGACATCATAAGGAAGGTTGTTTCCAGAGACCTGCGGGCCAGTGAGGTTACAGTGGGGGAGGTAATGACCCGCAACCTTATAAGCATAGAACCTGACAGGGAGCTCAGCGAAGCAGCGAGGCTGATGGCCAAGAACAGCATAAGGAGGCTTCCGGTGGTCAGGGACGGCGCGCTCGTCGGGATCCTGACATCCTCCGACGTCATGATGGTGGCCCCGGAACTCACAGAGATCCTTGTTGAGAATGCAAGGATTGAGGAGAACAGGGTACAGCTACCTGAAAATGAGAGGTCAGTTCCAGGTGTCTGTGAGATTTGCGGCAACTTTGAGGAGTACCTTGAGGAGTACGACGGTAAATACATATGTGAGGAGTGTAAAGAGGACTTAGAGGGTGAATGA